Genomic DNA from Cuculus canorus isolate bCucCan1 chromosome 29, bCucCan1.pri, whole genome shotgun sequence:
GGGAGGCGGTGACGTCACGGAGAGGGCGAGAGCTTGGATGAATGACGAGCAATGCCAGCAACAAATAAGATGATCTAAGGGGCGGGGCTTGCCGCCGCGGGAGCCAATGGGCGCGCAGGGCGGGCTGATGAGTGACGTAAGGGCGCACGCCGCAGCCAATCATAGGCGGAGACGAGCCGTGATTGACAGGTCAGGCGCAGCCAGTGCCGGCGCTGAGGGGCGCGGCCAAAGGAGGGCTGggcagggggcgtggccaaggcGTGGCCCAAGGTGCCCTGgaggggcacagggatgggggggtcGTATGGGGGTCTCTTGGGGGGAAGGGGGCGGTATGGAGGTCTATAGTGGGAGGGGGCATCTGCATGGAGCCCTAGAGTGGGGAGGGGGCGTCTGCATGGAGCCCTAGAGTGGGGAGGGGGAGTCTGCATGGAGCCCtagagaggggaggggggggggggggttgtatGGAGCCCTagagtggggagggggggccTGCATGGAGCCCTagagtggggagggggggccTGCATGGAGCCCTAGAGTGGGGAGGGGGAGTCTGTATGAAGCCCTagagtggggagggggggtctGTATGGAGCCCTAtagtggggagggggggtctGTATGGAGCCCTAGAGTGGGGAGGGGGGCTGTTTGGGGATCtctggtggggagggggggatgcATGGGGGGCTATAGGGAAGGTCTATAGTGTgtggaggatgggggggggtctatggggtgagAGGATGGGGCTGTATGGGGGTCTCTGGTGGGGGGGTGTTCCTGTATTGGGGGTGTATAGTGGGGGGGGCAGTCCCGTCCCCGCCAAAAACAGAGCCGGACACGGAGTACGAAACTGCAGGAGTTACCAAAGCCGCGAGGGGGGTGCAGTAAAAGAacttggggggaggggggagcaggCTCTGGGGGGAGCCCCTATTGCACCCCTGGGGAAAGCAAAATCCCATGGGGTGGGGGACACGGTACTGCCCCCCCAGTGCTGGTCCTGGGCTCCCCCCCGGCGGTGCAGTAAGTGCCGAAAGTCCGGGTGCGGTGGGGGATTGGAGGGACCCCTCCAGCAGCAGCGGGGGGCactctgcccagagcagggcctgggtgggggtttgggggggctccgGGCACTCAGAGACGCAAGTGGGGGACGGCACGTGTGACATCGCGGAAGAAGGGGTGTCCCAGCGCCGCCTTGGCTGAGATCCGCTTGTTGGGGTCGTAGTGCAGCATTtgctggggggggcagagagggggggAACGGTGAAAGGGGGGTCCCCGTTGCCCCCCTGACctcccccccggcccccccagCTCACCGCCAGCAGTTTGCGCCCGTCCTCATCCAGCGGCGGCACCACCTTCCCGAAATCCTGGCGCGCCCACTTGGGAAAACTGGGTTTGTAGTCGGGCATGGAGGTGACTCCCGGCCACGCCGCCTCGTCTGGCGTTCCCAGCGTCCGGAAGATGCGGAAGAGCTGGTCGATCTCCGAATCCCCCGGGAAAAGGGCCCGTCGGGTGatctgggatttggggggagggggagcacAGTTAGAGACCCCCCCCCTGCAGCACCCCAGGTCCCAGCaaaccccaaaatgccccaTTCCTGTCCTTTCCGGCACCCACCCCGTGAGCCCGCGTGACCGGGAGCGCCCGGTGCCCAGCGGCCGCATGACGCCTTCTGGGGGGGCTCACATGatggggtgccccccccccccgcccacAAAGCCCCTTTATTCCCTTTGTCCTCTGGCCGGCGGCTGCTCCGCACCCCAGTGACCGCACAGCTGCCGTCGGGAGCCCCGGAGTCACCGGGTTGGGGTGGGAGCCATGGCATCACCGCGATGGGGAGCCGGTGTCACCATGATAAGAAGCCCCCGAGTcactgggatggggtgggatgaggtGGCATCACTGGGATGAGAGCCCTGGAGTCACAGTGTCACCAGGACTGGGAGACACCACCATgatgggatgggacaaggaGCTGTGGTGTcaccaggatgggatgggaagccATGGCATcactgggatgggacaaggAGCTGTGGTGTCAccaggatgggatgagaagcCATGGCATGAGTGGGATGGGACAAGGAGCTGTGGTGTCAccaggatgggatgagaagcCATGGCATcactgggatgggacaaggAGCTGTGGCGTCAccaggatgggatgagaagcCATGGTGTCACCAGGATGGGACAAGGAGCTGTGACATAACTGGGATGGGATAGGACGGGGAACCACAGCATcactgggatggggtgggatggggaacCATGGTGTCACCGGGACAGGATGGGAGCCACCGAGAGGGGATGGGGAACTGGTGTCAGCGGGTCAGGCAGTCCCCCCCTCAGGAGGAACCAGGGGGTCCAGCGCCCCCCTCGCCACCCCATGGGCACCCACCATCTCGGCGaagatgcagcccaggctccAGATGTCGACGGCGGTGGAGTAGTACTTGCAGCCCAGCAGGATCTCGGGGGCGCGGTACCAGAGCGTCACCACCTGCACCACCAGGGACCCCATGGCACCAGGCATCTCCCAGCCTCTgagcccctcctgccccccaggaccctcatCCTGCCCCCCCAGGACCCGAGACCTCTTCtgccccccaggacacccccctTCCTGACCCCTTGGAAGCTCTCCCAgcccctaagccttctcctgTCCCCTAGGACCCACCATTCCACACCCCAGaaacccctccagccccccccctgccccccatccTGGCCCGGAGGTTCCTCCCAGCCCCTGAGCCCCATCCTGCcctccccccaggacccccccccagccccacctcaTGGGTGTAGGTGCGCACGGGCACCCCGAAGGCGCGGGCGAGGCCGAAGTCGGCGAGTTTGATGGCCCCGTCGGCGTTGATGAGCAGGTTCTGGGGTTTGAGGTCGCGGTGCAGCACGCGGTGCGCGTGGCAGAACGCCAggccctgcagcagctggaacagGTAGCTCTGCGGGGTGGGGGTCAGCAGGGCCGGGGCTCCCCCCCAAAACCGTGGGGCAAGGCCCCCCGCCGCGCCCCACACACCTTGATGAGGGGCAGCGGGATGCCGCCCAGCGAGGCCGAGTCCATGAACTTCTTGAGGTCCTGGTGCAGGAACTCGAACACCAGGTACAGCTTGTTCTCCGTGTGGATCACGTCCAGCAGCCTGTGGAGACACTGTATGGGCTGggtgccccatagctgccccacagacGCCCCATAGCTGCCCAACAGACGCCCCACAGAGGTCCTGGTGCAGGAACTCAAACACCAGGTACAGTTTGTTCTCCGTGTGGATCCCACCCAGCAACCTGCAGAGATGCCGTGTGGGCTGGGTGCCCCATAGCCAGCCCGCagtgccccacagctgccccacagctgccccacagcactgctggtgcAGGAACTCAAACACCAGGTCCAGCTTGTTCTCCCCACGGACAGGAGACCCGCAGTGCCCATggcaccccacagcccccccttcCACCCCATAGACACAGGGACCACAGCCACCCCATAGACACAGCCTCCAGGGACTCGGGGACCCAGAGCCACCCCACAGACGCGGCACCCCCTTCTGCTCCATAGACACAGCCCCCAGGGACACAGGGCCctatagctgccccatagacaCCCCCCAGGGACACAGGGCCctatagctgccccatagacaCAGCCCCCAGGGACACAGGGCCctatagctgccccatagacaCACCCCCCAGGGACACAGGGCCCTATAGCTGACCCATAGACACAGCCCCCAGGGACACAGGGCCCTATAGCTGACCCATAGACACACCCCCCAGGGACACAGGGCCCTATAGCTGACCCATAGACACACCCCCCAGGGACACAGGGCcctatggctgccccatagacacagccccagggacacagggccctatggctgccccatagacaCAGCCCCAGGGACACAGGGCCCTATAGCTGACCCATAGACACAGCCTCAGGGACACAGGGCCCTATGGCTGACCCATAGACACAGCCCCAGGGACACAGGGCCCTATAGCTGACCCATAGACACAGCCCCAGGGACACAGGGCCCTATAGCTGACCCATAGACACAGCCCCAGGGACACAGGGCCCTacagctgccccacagacaCAGCCCCCAGGGACACAGGGCCCTacagctgccccacagacaCAGCCCCCAGGGACACAGGGCCCTATAGCTGCCCCATAGGCAGAGCACCCCACagccacagccccccccccccgtgcccccctcACTTGACGatgttggggtggttcagcTCCTTCAGCAGTGAGATCTCCCTGATGGCCGTGCTGGGGACGCCCTCTGTCTCCCTGGGggggcagcagctcagccccagggccccccccagggcccccctTCTTGCGCACTGCCCCCGAGTCATCCCCCCTTCTCTGTGCCCCCCCCGTGCCTCTCCAGTGCCTGGTGCCCCCCAAGTTCCCCCCCTCCATGCTTACTGCCCCCATGCCCATCGCCACCTCCCCATGCCCACTGccccccagttccaccccatgcccgctgccccccagttcccccataCCCAATTACCCCCAGTTCCCACCATACCCGCTGACCCTCCACTCCCGCTgtcccccagttccccccataCCTGCTGACCCCCCATGCCCactgccccccagttccccccataCCCAATTACCCCCAGTTCCCCCCGATGCCTGCTGACCCCCCATGCTCactgcccccc
This window encodes:
- the CDK2 gene encoding cyclin-dependent kinase 2; protein product: MENFQKVEKIGEGTYGVVYKARNKVTGEVVALKKIRLDTETEGVPSTAIREISLLKELNHPNIVKLLDVIHTENKLYLVFEFLHQDLKKFMDSASLGGIPLPLIKSYLFQLLQGLAFCHAHRVLHRDLKPQNLLINADGAIKLADFGLARAFGVPVRTYTHEVVTLWYRAPEILLGCKYYSTAVDIWSLGCIFAEMITRRALFPGDSEIDQLFRIFRTLGTPDEAAWPGVTSMPDYKPSFPKWARQDFGKVVPPLDEDGRKLLAQMLHYDPNKRISAKAALGHPFFRDVTRAVPHLRL